The Anabaena sp. WA102 genome contains a region encoding:
- a CDS encoding DedA family protein, which yields MSFELLSLENIQEIAHNYGYLAIFLGILLENLGIPLPGETVTIVGGFLAGSNELNYWLVLGNAVGGAVIGGNCGYWIGRVGGWPFLLQVGKIFRISEVRLLSIKEQFTENAGKAVFFGRFFALLRIFASPLAGIAEMPFGKFLIYNLAGATAWGSVMVTLAFFAGRIISLEQLVAWVSKFAILALLILVAVIAVPIWLESREVKQQTEE from the coding sequence ATGTCTTTTGAGCTACTTTCACTAGAAAACATCCAAGAAATTGCTCATAATTATGGTTATTTAGCAATTTTTTTGGGAATATTGCTAGAAAATTTGGGCATTCCCCTTCCTGGCGAAACTGTAACAATTGTTGGTGGTTTCCTTGCTGGTAGTAATGAATTAAATTACTGGCTGGTTCTCGGTAACGCTGTGGGGGGTGCTGTAATTGGTGGCAATTGCGGCTATTGGATTGGTAGAGTTGGTGGTTGGCCTTTTCTGCTGCAAGTTGGCAAGATTTTCCGCATTTCCGAAGTCCGACTGCTGAGTATTAAAGAGCAATTTACGGAAAACGCTGGTAAGGCTGTATTTTTTGGTCGCTTTTTTGCCTTATTGCGGATTTTTGCTTCACCACTTGCAGGTATAGCGGAAATGCCCTTTGGCAAATTCCTGATTTATAACTTAGCTGGAGCGACTGCTTGGGGTAGCGTCATGGTGACATTAGCTTTTTTCGCGGGAAGAATTATTTCCCTAGAACAATTGGTAGCCTGGGTAAGTAAATTTGCAATTTTGGCGTTACTTATTTTAGTTGCTGTGATTGCTGTACCAATTTGGTTAGAGTCCCGCGAAGTGAAACAGCAAACTGAAGAATAG